The following coding sequences are from one Triticum aestivum cultivar Chinese Spring chromosome 5A, IWGSC CS RefSeq v2.1, whole genome shotgun sequence window:
- the LOC123104948 gene encoding uncharacterized protein, translating into MRAASSYPRPCWQRCGLASAPTEYPSSPLHRERGAVLPTSGLLATWPTRGGDTATRFMYSHLSGILEWPADEQEQLSHISSFYCRPSAEDVCIDPIAIVYPFCKSWVPACVPPNYNQNFYNIEVMAPEIRRFRQRCRRRLEASNILPKQTAECLLPNKDPCTASSPGDQFIESMVAIANGYYMIDTALQGERATIPHALSGSKELACLDSRSRTV; encoded by the exons ATGCGGGCCGCGTCTTCGTATCCTCGGCCATGCTGGCAGCGATGCGGTCTGGCGTCGGCGCCGACGGAGTACCCGTCTTCTCCCCTGCATCGCGAGCGCGGAGCCGTCCTGCCTACATCGGGGTTGCTCGCCACATGGCCAACCCGAGGTGGAGACACTGCGACCAG ATTCATGTATAGCCATCTCTCTGGAATTCTAGAGTGGCCCGCGGACGAGCAGGAGCAGCTGTCTCACATCTCGAGTTTCTACTGCAGACCGTCCGCAGAGGACGTCTGTATAGATCCAATCGCCATCGTATATCCTTTTTGCAAGTCATGGGTACCTGCATGCGTCCCTCCCAATTACAATCAGAATTTCTATAACATAGAGGTGATGGCTCCAGAAATCAGGCGATTCAGACAGAGATGTCGGAGACGGTTGGAGGCTTCCAACATCTTGCCAAAACAAACTGCTGAGTGCCTACTGCCTAACAAA GATCCTTGCACTGCATCCAGTCCGGGCGATCAATTTATTGAGTCTATGGTTGCTATAGCCAATGGCTACTACATGATCGATACTGCACTGCAGGGTGAACGTGCCACAATACCTCATGCCCTCTCAG GATCCAAAGAACTAGCTTGTCTGGACTCTAGATCACGGACAGTTTAG